One genomic window of Magnolia sinica isolate HGM2019 chromosome 3, MsV1, whole genome shotgun sequence includes the following:
- the LOC131240634 gene encoding bifunctional TH2 protein, mitochondrial-like isoform X1: MLSFFLRNPNPWISLQIKGSYSPKSPFRFPIRFPRIGYRLSASKTEGRKQSHPNFSAMGVGRNVEGPSSRFWIKFQKQSVFAAYTPFVVSLASGRLELETFRKYIAQDVYFLRAFVQAYDMAEDCADDDDAKVAICYLRNRALEEMKMYDLSMKEWGVDLAKESSPNPAALKNTDFLVATASGKVEGGKGPAKIATPFEKTKLAAYTLGAITPCMRLYAFLGKELQSCLDPAETSHPYKKWIDSYASESFEAVAVRTEEVLDKLSISLTGEELKVIERLYHQAMNLLIEFLSAQPIVHRTVVPFSGMQEPAERRLVIFSDFDLTCTVVDSSAILAEIAILTAPKADPSGPENSIARKSSADLRNSWDVLSRQYSEEHEQCIEGIMPSEIVEAFNYEGLCKALERLSDFEKRANSRVIESGVLKGLNLEDIKRAGERLILQDGCVGFFQQIVKKKEVLNADVHVLSYCWCGDLIRSAFSSGGLNVLNVHSNEFSYEESVSTGEIMRKVESPMDKLRNFKDILKNCSEGSKHLSVYIGDSVGDLLCLLEANMGIVIGSSSTLRRVGSQFGVSFVPLFPALVKKQKEFVEGDPSTWKGLTGTLYTVSSWAEIHAFILGLYNHL; the protein is encoded by the exons atGCTCTCCTTCTTCCTTCGAAATCCGAACCCTTGGATCTCTCTCCAAATCAAGGGTTCATATTCGCCGAAATCTCCGTTCCGATTCCCGATAAGATTTCCGCGTATCGGGTATCGGCTGTCCGCTTCTAAAACGGAGGGACGAAAGCAATCTCATCCCAATTTCTCGGCAATGGGAGTCGGTCGGAACGTAGAAGGTCCGTCCTCTCGGTTCTGgatcaagttccagaagcaatCCGTCTTTGCCGCGTACACACCGTTCGTCGTGTCTTTGGCTTCTGGCAGATTGGAATTGGAGACTTTCCGGAAATACATCGCGCAGGATGTGTATTTCCTTAGGGCTTTCGTGCAAGC gtATGATATGGCGGAGGATTGTGCAGACGATGATGATGCAAAGGTGGCGATATGCTATTTGAGGAATAGGGCTTTGGAAGAGATGAAAATGTATGATTTGTCAATGAAA GAATGGGGCGTGGACCTTGCAAAAGAGAGCTCTCCGAACCCCGCAGCTCTTAAAAACACAGATTTCCTGGTAGCGACCGCTTCAGGAAAGGTCGAAGGAGGAAAAGGCCCTGCCAAAATTGCAactccttttgagaagacaaaaCTTGCTGCTTATACATTAGGTGCGATAACCCCTTGCATGAGACTATATGCCTTTTTAGGTAAGGAGCTTCAGTCATGTCTGGATCCGGCAGAAACCAGTCACCCCTATAAGAAGTGGATTGACAGTTATGCCTCTGAAAGTTTTGAG GCAGTGGCTGTGCGAACTGAGGAAGTGCTTGACAAACTAAGTATCTCGTTGACGGGGGAGGAGCTCAAAGTCATAGAAAGGCTTTATCATCAAGCTATGAATCTTCTGATAGAATTTTTGTCTGCTCAACCAATTGTTCATCGAACTGTAGTCCCTTTCTCAGGAATGCAGGAGCCAGCGGAGCGGCGTCTCGTTATATTTTCTGATTTTGATTTGACGTGTACTGTTGTTGATTCCTCTGCCATCTTAGCAGAGATTGCGATATTAACTGCACCCAAAGCAGATCCTAGTGGACCTGAAAATTCAATTGCTCGAAAGTCATCAGCTGATCTAAGGAACTCATGGGATGTTCTTTCCAGGCAATATTCTGAGGAACATGAACAGTGCATAGAGGGCATTATGCCTAGTGAAATAG TGGAAGCTTTTAACTACGAAGGTCTATGTAAAGCACTTGAGCGGCTTTCTGACTTTGAAAAACGAGCAAATTCTCGAGTCATTGAGTCTGGAGTGTTGAAGGGCTTGAATTTAGAGGACATAAAACGGGCAGGAGAGCGCCTAATACTCCAAGATGGTTGTGTGGGTTTTTTCCAGCAgattgtaaagaagaaggaagtGCTTAATGCAGATGTCCATGTACTTTCATATTGTTGGTGTGGAGATCTCATTAGGTCAGCTTTTTCatcag GTGGTTTAAATGTTTTGAATGTACACTCGAATGAGTTTTCTTACGAAGAATCTGTTTCCACGGGGGAAATCATGAGGAAGGTGGAGTCTCCCATGGACAAGCTTCGGAATTTCAAAGACATCTTGAAGAACTGTAGTGAAGGCAGCAAGCATTTATCAGTTTATATTGGCGACTCGGTGGGTGACTTGCTTTGCCTGCTTGAAGCGAACATGGGCATTGTTATTGGATCGAGCTCAACCCTAAGGAGAGTGGGTAGTCAGTTTGGTGTCTCTTTTGTTCCCTTGTTCCCTGCTTTGGTCAAGAAACAAAAGGAATTTGTTGAAGGGGACCCATCTACATGGAAGGGATTGACTGGCACTCTTTATACCGTCTCTAGTTGGGCAGAAATTCATGCCTTTATTTTGGGGCTATACAATCATCTTTGA
- the LOC131240634 gene encoding bifunctional TH2 protein, mitochondrial-like isoform X2, translating to MAEDCADDDDAKVAICYLRNRALEEMKMYDLSMKEWGVDLAKESSPNPAALKNTDFLVATASGKVEGGKGPAKIATPFEKTKLAAYTLGAITPCMRLYAFLGKELQSCLDPAETSHPYKKWIDSYASESFEAVAVRTEEVLDKLSISLTGEELKVIERLYHQAMNLLIEFLSAQPIVHRTVVPFSGMQEPAERRLVIFSDFDLTCTVVDSSAILAEIAILTAPKADPSGPENSIARKSSADLRNSWDVLSRQYSEEHEQCIEGIMPSEIVEAFNYEGLCKALERLSDFEKRANSRVIESGVLKGLNLEDIKRAGERLILQDGCVGFFQQIVKKKEVLNADVHVLSYCWCGDLIRSAFSSGGLNVLNVHSNEFSYEESVSTGEIMRKVESPMDKLRNFKDILKNCSEGSKHLSVYIGDSVGDLLCLLEANMGIVIGSSSTLRRVGSQFGVSFVPLFPALVKKQKEFVEGDPSTWKGLTGTLYTVSSWAEIHAFILGLYNHL from the exons ATGGCGGAGGATTGTGCAGACGATGATGATGCAAAGGTGGCGATATGCTATTTGAGGAATAGGGCTTTGGAAGAGATGAAAATGTATGATTTGTCAATGAAA GAATGGGGCGTGGACCTTGCAAAAGAGAGCTCTCCGAACCCCGCAGCTCTTAAAAACACAGATTTCCTGGTAGCGACCGCTTCAGGAAAGGTCGAAGGAGGAAAAGGCCCTGCCAAAATTGCAactccttttgagaagacaaaaCTTGCTGCTTATACATTAGGTGCGATAACCCCTTGCATGAGACTATATGCCTTTTTAGGTAAGGAGCTTCAGTCATGTCTGGATCCGGCAGAAACCAGTCACCCCTATAAGAAGTGGATTGACAGTTATGCCTCTGAAAGTTTTGAG GCAGTGGCTGTGCGAACTGAGGAAGTGCTTGACAAACTAAGTATCTCGTTGACGGGGGAGGAGCTCAAAGTCATAGAAAGGCTTTATCATCAAGCTATGAATCTTCTGATAGAATTTTTGTCTGCTCAACCAATTGTTCATCGAACTGTAGTCCCTTTCTCAGGAATGCAGGAGCCAGCGGAGCGGCGTCTCGTTATATTTTCTGATTTTGATTTGACGTGTACTGTTGTTGATTCCTCTGCCATCTTAGCAGAGATTGCGATATTAACTGCACCCAAAGCAGATCCTAGTGGACCTGAAAATTCAATTGCTCGAAAGTCATCAGCTGATCTAAGGAACTCATGGGATGTTCTTTCCAGGCAATATTCTGAGGAACATGAACAGTGCATAGAGGGCATTATGCCTAGTGAAATAG TGGAAGCTTTTAACTACGAAGGTCTATGTAAAGCACTTGAGCGGCTTTCTGACTTTGAAAAACGAGCAAATTCTCGAGTCATTGAGTCTGGAGTGTTGAAGGGCTTGAATTTAGAGGACATAAAACGGGCAGGAGAGCGCCTAATACTCCAAGATGGTTGTGTGGGTTTTTTCCAGCAgattgtaaagaagaaggaagtGCTTAATGCAGATGTCCATGTACTTTCATATTGTTGGTGTGGAGATCTCATTAGGTCAGCTTTTTCatcag GTGGTTTAAATGTTTTGAATGTACACTCGAATGAGTTTTCTTACGAAGAATCTGTTTCCACGGGGGAAATCATGAGGAAGGTGGAGTCTCCCATGGACAAGCTTCGGAATTTCAAAGACATCTTGAAGAACTGTAGTGAAGGCAGCAAGCATTTATCAGTTTATATTGGCGACTCGGTGGGTGACTTGCTTTGCCTGCTTGAAGCGAACATGGGCATTGTTATTGGATCGAGCTCAACCCTAAGGAGAGTGGGTAGTCAGTTTGGTGTCTCTTTTGTTCCCTTGTTCCCTGCTTTGGTCAAGAAACAAAAGGAATTTGTTGAAGGGGACCCATCTACATGGAAGGGATTGACTGGCACTCTTTATACCGTCTCTAGTTGGGCAGAAATTCATGCCTTTATTTTGGGGCTATACAATCATCTTTGA